One window of the Rhipicephalus sanguineus isolate Rsan-2018 chromosome 2, BIME_Rsan_1.4, whole genome shotgun sequence genome contains the following:
- the LOC119382898 gene encoding short-chain dehydrogenase/reductase family 9C member 7, with translation MRVSRRSGWEDFYRELTVYLLTPTLTYLALRLVPALWTPLVYASCAVGLPVVCVFTLGYFLYSLLPDSGVSATGKAVLITGCDSGFGHRLALRLDRLGFQVFAGCLFPHGDGAKNLHMKASSKLHVVPLNVTKDEDFRQAVDYVRQNLDGNGLWAVVANAGVFGAMELEWWSITEMKQHFDINVFGCVRTVQAFLPLLRQSKGRIVLTASYAGRATASWNNVYSMTKHAVISLGDGLRRELMKWGISVVLVEPTYYKTAILPKPEAIVKKYKESNLPKEVKDAYGDDYVSEMADISVNTMAFFARDNVDEVVDTLEKAVCARHPRQMYRCDGFVRWLLVVIFLCFPLVFQDLLDYLFLHHHVVGPDGKLVMKPSMLERITNKVKSILAPQKLKK, from the exons GAGGACTTTTACCGCGAACTCACGGTGTACCTGTTGACACCGACGTTGACGTACTTGGCGCTGCGTCTGGTGCCGGCGCTGTGGACTCCGCTGGTGTACGCTTCATGCGCCGTCGGACTGCCCGTAGTGTGCGTTTTCACGCTCGGCTACTTCCTCTACAGTCTGCTGCCGGACTCCGGCGTGTCGGCCACGGGAAAGGCCGTGCTCATCACAGGCTGCGACTCCGGCTTCGGCCACCGGCTCGCATTGCGTCTCGACAGGCTGGGATTTCAG GTGTTCGCGGGATGCCTCTTCCCACATGGCGACGGTGCCAAGAATCTCCACATGAAGGCGTCGAGCAAGCTTCACGTCGTACCGCTGAACGTGACTAAGGACGAAGACTTCCGCCAAGCCGTGGATTACGTTCGCCAAAACCTCGATGGGAACG GTCTCTGGGCGGTAGTCGCCAACGCCGGTGTGTTCGGTGCCATGGAGCTCGAATGGTGGAGCATCACTGAGATGAAGCAGCACTTCGACATCAATGTGTTTGGTTGCGTGCGCACCGTGCAAGCCTTCCTGCCGCTGCTGCGCCAGTCTAAAGGGCGCATTGTACTTACGGCGAGTTACGCTG GACGAGCGACGGCCTCTTGGAACAACGTGTACAGTATGACCAAGCATGCTGTGATTTCCTTGGGCGATGGATTGCGACGAGAACTGATGAAATGGGGCATCTCGGTCGTCCTGGTGGAGCCTACCTACTACAA AACCGCTATTCTTCCGAAGCCGGAGGCAATCGTCAAGAAATACAAGGAGAGCAATCTGCCCAAGGAGGTGAAGGACGCGTACGGCGACGACTACGTTTCCGAGATGGCCGACATCTCGGTCAACACGATGGCGTTCTTCGCGCGCGACAACGTCGACGAAGTCGTGGACACCCTCGAGAAGGCGGTGTGCGCCCGACACCCGAGGCAGATGTACCGATGCGACGGATTCGTCCGTTGGCTCCTCGTCGTCATATTCCTGTGCTTCCCTCTGGTCTTTCAGGATCTCCTGGACTACCTCTTCTTGCATCACCACGTGGTCGGCCCGGACGGGAAGTTGGTCATGAAACCCTCCATGCTCGAGAGGATCACGAATAAGGTTAAGTCGATTCTGGCGCCGCAGAAGCTCAAGAAATAA